In the genome of Qipengyuania seohaensis, one region contains:
- the nuoF gene encoding NADH-quinone oxidoreductase subunit NuoF, protein MLADKDRIFTNLYGFQDWGLKAAQQRGDWDDTKSLIARGHDNIIEEMKASGLRGRGGAGFPTGLKWSFMPKESKDGRPSFLVINADESEPGSCKDREIIRHDPHKLIEGALIAGYAMRARAAYIYIRGEYIREAETLQAAIDEAYDAGLIGKNASKSGYDFDVFLHRGAGAYICGEETAMIESLEGKKGQPRLKPPFPAGAGLYGCPTTVNNVESIAVVPTILRRGASWFASFGRENNKGTKLFQISGHVNKPCVVEEALSIPFSELIEKHCGGIIDGKDNLLAVIPGGSSVPLVPAEQIWDAPMDFDGLKDLGSGLGTAGVIVMDKSTDIVRAISRLSYFYKHESCGQCTPCREGTGWMWRMMERLRTGDAAIEEIDMLQQVTKQVEGHTICALGDAAAWPIQGLIRHFRPELERRIEEHKAKFAEAAE, encoded by the coding sequence ATGCTGGCTGACAAGGATCGCATCTTTACCAACCTCTATGGCTTCCAGGACTGGGGCCTGAAGGCTGCGCAGCAGCGCGGCGACTGGGACGATACCAAGTCGCTGATCGCGCGCGGGCACGACAATATCATCGAGGAAATGAAGGCTTCTGGCCTTCGCGGCCGTGGTGGCGCAGGCTTCCCGACCGGTCTCAAATGGTCGTTCATGCCGAAGGAATCGAAGGACGGTCGTCCCAGCTTCCTCGTCATCAACGCCGACGAATCCGAGCCCGGTTCGTGCAAGGACCGCGAGATCATCCGCCACGATCCGCACAAATTGATCGAGGGCGCGCTGATCGCCGGTTACGCCATGCGGGCGAGGGCGGCCTATATCTACATCCGCGGCGAATATATCCGCGAGGCCGAAACGCTGCAGGCCGCGATCGACGAGGCCTATGACGCTGGCCTCATCGGCAAGAACGCTTCGAAGTCTGGCTATGATTTCGACGTGTTCCTGCACCGCGGCGCGGGTGCCTACATCTGCGGCGAAGAAACCGCGATGATCGAAAGCCTCGAAGGCAAGAAGGGCCAGCCCCGCCTCAAGCCGCCGTTTCCTGCAGGCGCGGGCCTCTATGGCTGTCCGACAACGGTCAACAATGTGGAATCGATCGCCGTTGTACCGACCATCCTACGCCGCGGCGCGAGCTGGTTTGCAAGCTTCGGCCGCGAGAATAACAAGGGCACCAAGCTTTTCCAGATCAGCGGCCATGTGAACAAGCCCTGCGTGGTCGAGGAAGCGCTCAGCATCCCGTTCAGCGAGCTGATCGAGAAGCACTGCGGCGGCATCATCGACGGCAAGGACAATCTCCTCGCCGTCATCCCGGGCGGTTCGTCGGTCCCGCTGGTTCCGGCAGAGCAAATCTGGGACGCGCCGATGGATTTCGACGGTCTCAAGGACCTCGGGTCGGGCCTCGGCACGGCCGGCGTCATCGTAATGGACAAGTCGACCGACATCGTCCGCGCGATTTCGCGTCTAAGCTATTTCTACAAGCACGAGAGCTGCGGCCAGTGCACGCCCTGCCGTGAAGGCACGGGCTGGATGTGGCGCATGATGGAACGCCTGCGCACAGGCGATGCGGCAATCGAGGAAATCGACATGCTGCAGCAGGTTACGAAGCAGGTCGAAGGTCACACCATCTGCGCGCTGGGCGATGCGGCGGCGTGGCCGATCCAGGGCCTCATCCGCCACTTCCGCCCCGAGCTCGAACGCCGGATCGAAGAACATAAAGCCAAGTTTGCGGAGGCCGCAGAATGA
- a CDS encoding NADH-quinone oxidoreductase subunit D, which yields MSTGFQLEESPTTGDETITNYTINFGPQHPAAHGVLRMVMELDGEIIERIDPHVGLLHRGTEKLIEHKTYLQALPYFDRLDYCSPLAQEYSYVLAIEKLMNVEVPERAQYIRVLFAELTRICNHMLNIGAHVMDVGAMTPNLWVFELREDCMNFFERMSGARMHHAYLRPGGVHQDVPEKLLVDIGEWIDTRLPELFGDAMSLVLDNRIFKQRNVDIAVVSKEDALAWGFSGPMIRAAGIPWDLRKSQPYDVYDRMEFDIPVGTNSDCYDRFVVRVKEVYESAKIIKQCLRDMPTGPIASSDRKVSPPKRAEMKQSMEALIHHFKLYTEGFHVPAGEVYVATESPKGEFGVYLVSDGSNKPYRCKIRPTAFSHLQAMDFMCKGHMLPDATAILGAIDVVFGECDR from the coding sequence ATGAGTACCGGTTTCCAACTCGAAGAATCGCCGACTACCGGCGACGAAACGATCACCAATTACACGATCAACTTCGGTCCCCAGCACCCTGCTGCGCACGGCGTGCTGCGCATGGTCATGGAGCTCGACGGCGAGATTATCGAACGGATCGACCCGCACGTCGGCCTGCTGCATCGTGGCACCGAAAAGCTGATCGAGCACAAGACCTACCTGCAGGCGCTGCCGTATTTCGACCGTCTGGATTACTGTTCGCCGCTGGCGCAGGAATACAGCTACGTACTCGCCATCGAAAAGCTGATGAATGTCGAGGTTCCCGAGCGTGCACAGTACATCCGAGTGCTGTTCGCCGAGCTGACGCGCATCTGCAACCACATGCTCAACATCGGTGCGCACGTCATGGACGTCGGCGCGATGACGCCGAACCTGTGGGTGTTCGAACTGCGCGAAGACTGCATGAACTTCTTCGAGCGGATGAGCGGCGCGCGCATGCACCACGCTTACCTGCGCCCGGGCGGTGTCCACCAGGACGTGCCCGAAAAGCTGCTGGTCGATATCGGCGAGTGGATCGACACGCGGCTGCCCGAACTGTTCGGCGATGCGATGAGCCTGGTGCTCGACAACCGCATCTTCAAGCAGCGCAACGTCGATATCGCCGTGGTCAGCAAGGAAGACGCGCTGGCCTGGGGCTTCTCCGGCCCGATGATCCGCGCCGCCGGTATCCCGTGGGACCTCAGGAAGTCGCAGCCTTATGACGTCTACGACCGCATGGAATTCGACATTCCCGTCGGCACCAATTCGGACTGCTACGACCGCTTCGTGGTGCGCGTGAAGGAAGTTTACGAAAGCGCGAAGATCATCAAGCAGTGCCTGCGCGACATGCCCACCGGCCCGATCGCCAGCAGCGACCGCAAGGTATCGCCGCCCAAGCGCGCCGAGATGAAGCAGTCGATGGAAGCGCTGATCCACCACTTCAAGCTCTATACCGAGGGCTTTCACGTGCCTGCGGGCGAGGTCTATGTCGCCACCGAAAGCCCCAAAGGCGAATTCGGCGTCTACCTCGTCAGCGACGGGTCGAACAAACCCTATCGCTGCAAGATCCGCCCGACGGCCTTCAGCCACCTTCAAGCAATGGATTTCATGTGCAAAGGTCATATGCTGCCCGATGCCACCGCCATCCTCGGCGCAATCGATGTCGTGTTCGGGGAGTGTGACCGGTGA
- the nuoE gene encoding NADH-quinone oxidoreductase subunit NuoE — protein MADRNPAPDTPELRERWGAFEFNESYRARADKAIARYPEGRQRSAVMPLLDLAQRQVGEETNTQGWLPLPVIEYVADYLDMPVIRVLEVASFYFMYNMKPVGKYHVQVCGTTPCMLRGSDGLFETCKKRGMKKGHVSDDGLWTLTEVECMGNCATAPMAQINDDNYEDLTPERLDEILDELAAGKQPKTGTQIEGKKTSEPEGGPTTLKEMVDANHDYRSEWS, from the coding sequence ATGGCTGACCGCAATCCCGCACCCGATACTCCAGAACTGCGCGAGCGCTGGGGCGCGTTCGAGTTCAACGAAAGCTACCGCGCACGCGCGGACAAGGCGATTGCGCGCTATCCCGAGGGGCGCCAACGCTCGGCCGTGATGCCGCTGCTCGACCTCGCCCAGCGCCAGGTCGGTGAGGAAACGAACACGCAGGGCTGGCTCCCGCTGCCGGTGATCGAATATGTCGCCGATTATCTCGACATGCCGGTGATCCGCGTGCTCGAAGTCGCCAGCTTCTACTTCATGTACAACATGAAGCCGGTGGGTAAGTACCACGTGCAGGTTTGCGGCACGACGCCCTGCATGCTGCGCGGCTCGGACGGTCTGTTCGAAACCTGCAAGAAGCGCGGCATGAAGAAGGGCCACGTCTCCGACGACGGCCTCTGGACGCTCACCGAAGTCGAATGCATGGGCAATTGCGCCACCGCGCCGATGGCCCAGATCAACGACGACAATTACGAAGACCTCACGCCCGAGCGTCTGGACGAGATCCTCGACGAGCTGGCCGCGGGCAAACAGCCCAAGACCGGAACGCAGATCGAAGGCAAGAAGACCAGCGAGCCTGAAGGTGGTCCGACCACCCTCAAGGAAATGGTCGACGCGAACCACGATTACCGGAGTGAATGGTCATGA